In a single window of the Thermodesulfovibrionales bacterium genome:
- the hfq gene encoding RNA chaperone Hfq, with protein sequence MAMSNNLQDNYLNQLRKDKTPVLVYLTNGVRLKGVVKGFDNFVIVLREATQQLIYKHAVSTIVPEKDVDLRFDESA encoded by the coding sequence ATGGCTATGTCGAATAACCTGCAGGACAATTACCTCAACCAACTCAGAAAGGACAAGACACCGGTACTGGTCTATCTCACGAACGGTGTCAGGCTGAAGGGCGTCGTCAAGGGGTTTGACAACTTCGTCATCGTCCTGAGAGAGGCAACCCAGCAATTGATCTATAAACATGCCGTTTCGACAATTGTGCCGGAAAAGGATGTAGACCTGAGGTTCGATGAGAGCGCTTGA
- a CDS encoding OsmC family protein, giving the protein MEKEDAETPDLKESLSGYKEKVTPVTKGTLTWERDLLFMGRTQSGYEIEFDAHVQWGCAPTESLLLSLSGCMGIDMVSFLQKMKASITSFKIEILGDRNPKPPQYFKAIEMIVHISGENVTPRQIERAVSLSQEKYCSVYHSLRKDLKVSVRYVLNGQG; this is encoded by the coding sequence GTGGAAAAGGAAGATGCCGAAACGCCGGATCTGAAGGAATCATTGTCGGGATATAAGGAAAAGGTTACGCCCGTAACAAAGGGGACGCTCACGTGGGAGAGGGATCTTCTCTTCATGGGCAGGACGCAGAGCGGCTATGAGATCGAGTTCGACGCCCATGTCCAGTGGGGATGCGCGCCGACGGAAAGTCTTTTGCTCAGTCTTTCAGGGTGCATGGGGATCGATATGGTCTCCTTTCTCCAGAAGATGAAGGCCTCAATCACGAGCTTCAAGATAGAGATTCTTGGTGACAGGAATCCTAAGCCTCCGCAATACTTTAAAGCGATCGAGATGATCGTCCATATCTCCGGAGAGAATGTCACCCCAAGGCAGATAGAGAGGGCAGTCTCCCTCTCCCAGGAGAAGTACTGCTCTGTCTACCATTCCCTCCGCAAAGACCTGAAGGTAAGCGTACGATACGTCCTGAATGGACAGGGATAG
- the miaA gene encoding tRNA (adenosine(37)-N6)-dimethylallyltransferase MiaA, whose translation MKDSAQISMERGNAVLILLGPTCAGKTGASILLARTLGTEIISADSMQIYRHMDIGTAKPTPEERTAVKHHMIDIADPSDDFSAGKYREAVVPIISELHRKGKIPLVVGGTGLYIKALTRGLFTGPPADWGLREELLSLEREEGGSLHDRLREADPDAASRIKPGDIRRVVRALEVCLKTETAITELQERMTAPLPYEFIKVGLSRERRELYALIEERVDEMFARGLLEEVRRLLGMNPGKTALQAIGYKEVADYLKGAYTLDEAIRLVKKRTRNYAKRQLTWFKGEPGIRWVDVTGLTTAEEIQGALAILPEMNYLNKKAPPCADEPRGCR comes from the coding sequence GTGAAAGATTCGGCACAGATCTCGATGGAAAGGGGAAACGCTGTCCTCATCCTTCTCGGCCCCACATGCGCCGGCAAGACAGGGGCCTCGATCCTTCTCGCCCGGACGCTCGGCACAGAGATAATCAGTGCAGACTCGATGCAGATCTACAGGCACATGGACATCGGAACTGCAAAGCCGACGCCTGAGGAGAGGACGGCGGTGAAACACCATATGATAGACATCGCTGATCCTTCCGACGATTTCAGCGCAGGGAAGTACCGTGAGGCCGTGGTACCGATCATCAGCGAACTTCACAGAAAAGGGAAGATACCGCTCGTCGTCGGAGGCACAGGTCTCTACATCAAGGCGTTGACGAGAGGACTCTTCACCGGCCCCCCTGCTGACTGGGGGCTGAGGGAGGAGCTCCTCTCCCTCGAGCGCGAAGAGGGAGGATCCCTCCATGACCGTCTCAGGGAAGCCGACCCTGACGCGGCTTCTCGGATCAAGCCGGGTGATATCAGGAGAGTCGTCAGGGCCCTCGAGGTCTGTCTCAAGACAGAGACAGCCATAACAGAACTTCAGGAAAGAATGACAGCGCCCCTGCCCTATGAGTTTATCAAGGTCGGTCTCTCCCGGGAGAGGAGAGAATTGTACGCGTTGATAGAAGAGCGGGTCGATGAGATGTTTGCACGAGGACTCCTCGAAGAGGTGAGGCGACTCCTTGGAATGAACCCCGGAAAGACGGCACTCCAGGCCATCGGGTATAAGGAGGTCGCAGATTATCTCAAGGGAGCGTATACGCTCGATGAGGCGATACGTCTCGTGAAGAAGCGGACCCGAAATTATGCCAAACGCCAGCTCACGTGGTTCAAAGGGGAACCCGGAATCAGATGGGTCGATGTGACAGGGCTTACCACGGCCGAGGAGATTCAGGGGGCTCTTGCAATATTACCGGAAATGAATTACCTTAATAAGAAAGCGCCTCCCTGCGCAGATGAACCCCGGGGATGCCGGTAA
- the selA gene encoding L-seryl-tRNA(Sec) selenium transferase, whose protein sequence is MDRDRGRTELVSRQEVLASLPSVDEILKSAFGQQWLGVYPRSYVLQAVREAIDVRRKEILEGVASDVSLEDVSADVEMRLKRLTSRSLRPVINATGIVVHTNLGRSILSEGVMENVRRTATSYSNLEYDLDSGQRGKRYTHITRLLREISGAEGGFAVNNNAGAVLLCLSTLAKGREVLVSRGELVEIGGSFRVPDVMAFSGALLKEVGTTNKTHLHDYVGALTDATALVLKVHQSNFRIIGFTEDVPIERLVSFGHGRGIPVMYDLGSGCLVDLRPYGMPSEPTVQEILKSGVDLLTFSGDKLLGGPQAGIIVGKSELIERLQKNPLTRALRIDKLTLAALEATLIEYADGERVWEKIPTMRMLLEDPENIRVRAKKISARLRRDIRNAVITVIEDSSQAGGGSLPEKEFRTYAVSIVPERVSVNDLEERLRRLDPPIIGRIKGGALILDPRTVSQEQIPLLEKGVREALR, encoded by the coding sequence ATGGACAGGGATAGGGGCCGGACGGAATTGGTTTCGAGACAAGAAGTTTTGGCAAGTCTTCCTTCGGTTGATGAAATCCTGAAGAGTGCCTTTGGACAGCAGTGGCTTGGCGTCTATCCGAGGAGTTATGTCCTGCAAGCTGTTCGGGAGGCCATTGACGTCAGGAGGAAGGAGATCCTTGAGGGGGTCGCCTCGGATGTCTCTCTCGAAGATGTCTCGGCCGATGTGGAGATGAGGCTGAAACGGCTGACATCCCGGAGTCTCAGGCCCGTGATAAACGCGACAGGGATTGTTGTTCATACGAACCTTGGCCGGTCGATCCTTTCCGAGGGGGTCATGGAAAACGTGAGAAGGACCGCCACGTCCTATTCAAATCTCGAGTACGATCTAGATTCCGGACAGCGGGGAAAGAGGTATACCCATATTACGAGGCTGCTGCGGGAGATCAGCGGCGCAGAGGGCGGTTTTGCTGTAAACAATAATGCCGGAGCTGTCCTCCTCTGTCTGAGCACTCTTGCAAAAGGCAGGGAGGTGCTTGTCTCGAGGGGAGAGCTCGTTGAGATCGGCGGTTCCTTCAGGGTCCCTGATGTCATGGCCTTCAGCGGAGCCCTCTTAAAAGAAGTGGGAACGACAAACAAGACCCACTTGCACGACTATGTCGGGGCCCTGACCGACGCAACAGCCCTTGTCCTAAAAGTCCACCAGTCGAATTTCCGGATCATCGGCTTTACGGAAGACGTGCCCATAGAAAGGCTCGTCTCCTTCGGCCACGGCCGCGGTATCCCTGTCATGTATGATCTCGGGAGTGGATGCCTTGTCGATCTCAGGCCTTACGGGATGCCATCTGAGCCTACGGTCCAGGAGATTCTGAAGAGCGGTGTCGACCTTCTCACCTTTAGCGGAGACAAACTCCTTGGCGGTCCCCAGGCTGGTATCATCGTCGGCAAGAGTGAACTGATCGAGAGGCTCCAGAAGAATCCCCTCACGAGGGCACTGAGGATAGATAAGCTGACGCTCGCGGCCCTTGAGGCAACCCTTATTGAGTATGCCGATGGGGAAAGGGTTTGGGAGAAGATACCGACGATGAGGATGCTCCTTGAAGATCCTGAGAATATCAGGGTCCGGGCGAAGAAGATATCAGCCCGTCTGAGGCGGGATATCAGGAACGCGGTCATAACGGTCATCGAAGACTCTTCCCAGGCGGGCGGCGGCTCTCTCCCTGAAAAGGAGTTCAGGACCTATGCTGTTTCTATCGTGCCGGAAAGGGTATCAGTAAACGACTTGGAGGAGAGACTGAGAAGACTGGACCCGCCGATCATTGGGAGGATAAAGGGGGGCGCCCTTATCCTGGACCCGAGAACCGTTTCTCAGGAACAGATCCCCCTTCTCGAAAAAGGAGTGAGGGAGGCCTTACGGTAA
- a CDS encoding NUDIX hydrolase, which translates to MIAGTLVAYRNPLPTVDIIIECAGGIVLIKRVNPPEGWALPGGFVDYGESLEAAAAREAKEETGLDVTLVRQFHTYSDPARDPRHHTITTVYLATANGKPQAGDDAGEAFVFTRGNLPEPIVFDHGKILDDYFMRRY; encoded by the coding sequence TTGATAGCGGGAACCCTTGTGGCTTACAGGAATCCCCTTCCTACCGTCGATATCATCATAGAGTGCGCCGGGGGCATTGTTCTGATTAAGAGGGTGAATCCGCCTGAGGGCTGGGCATTGCCTGGAGGATTTGTTGATTATGGGGAGTCCCTCGAGGCGGCGGCCGCGAGAGAAGCAAAAGAAGAGACGGGCCTCGATGTGACCCTCGTCAGACAATTCCATACCTATTCCGATCCCGCGAGAGACCCGCGACATCATACCATTACGACCGTTTACCTGGCAACGGCCAATGGAAAACCGCAGGCCGGTGACGATGCCGGCGAGGCATTTGTCTTCACGCGCGGCAATCTGCCTGAACCCATTGTCTTTGACCATGGCAAGATACTTGACGATTATTTCATGAGGAGGTATTAG
- a CDS encoding SurA N-terminal domain-containing protein, whose product MLKAMRKHAKFFYVLFFIVILSFIFWGVGTVDKSTNVPVAEIEREKISVEDYWTAYDRARQFYREILKERFDEAMEKQLNLKQKVLASLVDEKVLLIAAQKAGIKVTDEELEDSVMKDPTFQRDGKFNRDVYVRTLQLNRMTPEYFEALKRRELALSKMRRLIGEAVDVTDVYIPQGTPDEQAERMRQSALLEMRDGAVRSYIEGVKKELKVKINQQLIS is encoded by the coding sequence ATGCTAAAGGCGATGCGGAAACACGCGAAGTTCTTCTACGTGCTCTTTTTTATCGTAATCCTCTCTTTCATCTTTTGGGGTGTCGGTACCGTCGACAAATCAACGAACGTCCCTGTGGCCGAGATCGAAAGGGAAAAGATAAGCGTTGAAGATTATTGGACTGCCTATGACAGGGCACGACAGTTCTACCGGGAGATTCTCAAGGAGCGCTTTGATGAGGCCATGGAGAAGCAGCTCAACCTGAAACAGAAGGTCCTCGCATCACTCGTCGACGAAAAGGTCCTTCTCATCGCCGCACAGAAGGCCGGCATTAAGGTTACCGATGAGGAGCTGGAGGACTCTGTTATGAAGGACCCGACATTCCAGCGCGACGGCAAGTTCAACCGGGATGTTTACGTAAGGACCTTGCAGCTCAACAGGATGACTCCCGAATACTTCGAAGCCCTGAAGCGGAGGGAGCTTGCCCTGAGCAAGATGCGCCGCCTCATCGGGGAAGCGGTAGATGTAACAGATGTCTATATTCCGCAGGGTACCCCAGATGAGCAGGCCGAGCGTATGCGCCAGTCGGCGCTCCTCGAAATGAGAGACGGGGCCGTAAGATCATATATCGAGGGCGTGAAAAAGGAGCTCAAGGTCAAGATCAATCAGCAACTCATCAGTTAA
- the lnt gene encoding apolipoprotein N-acyltransferase, with translation MKEKIRMYGPAALSGFLLIFSFPAYDLYPLAWVSLVPLLISLWCKKPKEAFLSGVLTGLFSFFGTLYWIYHSITYYGSVPFLASISLVLLLSMYLSLYTGLFSMVFAVKVRSTRLPALLLAPIFWVSFEFIRSYALTGFPWSSLGYSQCRFLAGIQVADITGIYGVSFLVAAVNGAAADIFISKKRAEEMPLFPARQPFISYSILLGLLVLVFAYGYWRLHEQRQGTTVRVSVVQGNIDQSIKWEPAYQDRVIETYKDLSKQAASASPSLIIWPETAVPFYFGDSFRSHDLVAFQKELNAYLLFGSVIVKKPPSDGGPASLTNSAVLLDKNGNVSYVYDKIHLVPFGEYVPLRNILFFVDKIASGIGDYVPGDKYVKANTLFGSFGTFICYEIVFPGLVRKFYSKDGDFIVTITNDAWFGRTAGPYQHFSMAVFRAIENRKPLIRAANTGISGFIDSNGRILRTTNLFERKTETMDIRTDSTRSFYSRYGDIFSYLCIVTTLVLLML, from the coding sequence TTGAAAGAAAAGATACGGATGTATGGCCCTGCAGCCCTCTCCGGTTTTCTTCTCATATTCTCTTTCCCGGCCTATGATCTCTATCCCCTGGCCTGGGTCTCCCTCGTTCCGCTGTTGATCTCCCTCTGGTGCAAGAAACCGAAAGAAGCGTTTCTGTCAGGCGTCCTTACCGGGCTTTTCTCTTTTTTTGGTACCCTCTACTGGATATACCATTCGATTACCTATTACGGTTCTGTCCCTTTTCTTGCGAGCATCTCCCTCGTTCTTCTTCTCAGCATGTATCTGAGTCTCTATACCGGCCTCTTCTCGATGGTTTTTGCAGTAAAGGTGAGATCAACACGACTTCCCGCCTTATTGCTCGCGCCGATCTTCTGGGTTTCCTTCGAATTCATCCGCTCCTATGCCCTCACCGGCTTTCCCTGGTCAAGCCTAGGCTACTCACAGTGCCGGTTTCTCGCGGGCATTCAGGTTGCCGACATCACCGGAATCTACGGGGTCTCCTTCCTGGTCGCCGCGGTCAATGGGGCCGCAGCCGATATTTTCATCTCTAAGAAACGCGCTGAAGAGATGCCTCTCTTCCCTGCCAGGCAACCCTTCATCAGTTACTCAATCCTTCTCGGACTCCTGGTCCTCGTCTTTGCCTATGGTTACTGGAGGCTCCATGAACAACGGCAGGGTACCACCGTGAGGGTCAGTGTTGTTCAGGGGAATATCGACCAGAGCATAAAGTGGGAACCGGCATATCAGGACAGGGTAATTGAAACCTATAAAGACCTTTCAAAACAGGCTGCTTCCGCCTCCCCGTCGTTAATCATCTGGCCTGAGACTGCTGTCCCCTTCTATTTTGGCGATTCCTTTCGTTCCCATGACCTCGTGGCCTTCCAGAAGGAGTTGAACGCCTACCTCCTTTTCGGGAGCGTCATCGTGAAGAAGCCCCCTTCTGATGGGGGGCCTGCCTCCCTCACGAACAGCGCTGTACTCCTTGACAAGAATGGAAATGTCTCCTATGTCTATGATAAAATACATTTAGTCCCCTTTGGGGAATACGTTCCGCTCAGGAATATCCTCTTTTTTGTGGACAAGATCGCGTCAGGGATTGGAGATTACGTCCCCGGTGACAAGTATGTAAAGGCCAACACCCTTTTCGGTTCCTTCGGCACCTTTATCTGTTATGAGATCGTTTTTCCCGGACTCGTGAGGAAGTTTTATTCGAAAGATGGCGATTTCATTGTGACTATTACGAATGACGCCTGGTTTGGAAGGACAGCAGGTCCGTACCAGCACTTCAGTATGGCCGTCTTCCGTGCGATCGAGAATAGGAAACCCCTTATTAGGGCAGCCAACACCGGGATATCAGGCTTTATCGACAGTAACGGACGGATCCTGAGGACCACAAACCTCTTCGAGCGGAAGACAGAGACCATGGACATAAGGACAGACAGTACCAGGAGTTTTTATTCACGATATGGAGATATCTTCTCCTATCTCTGCATCGTGACGACGCTGGTTTTATTAATGCTTTAG
- a CDS encoding glycosyltransferase gives MDTDHVISVIVPAYNCGPFIRDAVGSLLSQTYPREKVEIIVVDDGSTDDTAEILSEYRGQISYYCQENQGIAGARNRGISMAHGELVTFLDADDIWYRERLRRVAEAFSVYPQAGMAYHPVAVVDRSGRLMYENFLKAFGYKDGASGIITNEILSGRVFCGGSSFTFRRRLVERVHPIPPGIRRGVDYYLSSVVSVLAHAVFIPEILGGYRFHGGNATMMAGQGSRGEIAAINADFAYARQRTLEALRSLRESEEAMVDTSIITRRQTKETIFLRVLEGKRCEGIRLIPGLFRGDLKGRDWSLAVFTTFMALLVPSSCYPVFVKAYGQLNRGRIIFSPRRRLR, from the coding sequence TTGGACACCGATCACGTAATATCAGTCATCGTGCCTGCATACAATTGCGGTCCCTTTATCAGAGACGCCGTCGGGAGCCTTCTCAGCCAGACCTATCCCCGGGAGAAGGTTGAGATTATTGTCGTGGACGACGGTTCAACCGATGATACCGCCGAGATCCTTTCAGAGTACCGAGGGCAAATCTCCTATTACTGTCAGGAAAACCAGGGAATCGCCGGCGCGAGGAACCGAGGCATCTCGATGGCCCATGGTGAACTCGTGACGTTCCTCGATGCCGATGACATCTGGTACAGAGAACGCCTTCGAAGGGTCGCCGAAGCATTCAGCGTCTATCCTCAAGCCGGCATGGCGTATCATCCTGTAGCGGTTGTGGACAGGAGCGGTCGTCTCATGTACGAAAACTTCTTGAAGGCCTTTGGCTACAAAGATGGTGCTAGCGGTATTATAACGAATGAGATCCTTTCGGGGAGGGTATTCTGCGGGGGGAGTTCCTTCACCTTCAGGAGACGCCTTGTAGAGAGAGTGCATCCCATTCCCCCGGGTATCAGACGGGGCGTGGACTACTATCTTAGTTCGGTTGTATCCGTTCTTGCCCATGCAGTTTTCATTCCGGAGATCCTAGGGGGATACCGCTTCCATGGTGGTAACGCTACCATGATGGCCGGACAGGGCAGCCGTGGCGAAATAGCCGCGATAAACGCCGACTTTGCTTATGCGAGGCAGAGGACTCTGGAGGCGCTGAGGAGCCTGAGGGAAAGTGAGGAGGCGATGGTGGACACGAGTATCATCACACGAAGGCAGACGAAGGAGACCATCTTTTTGCGTGTCCTCGAAGGGAAACGATGTGAGGGTATCAGGCTGATCCCTGGACTTTTCAGAGGAGATCTTAAGGGACGAGACTGGTCCCTGGCTGTCTTTACGACCTTCATGGCACTTCTTGTCCCCTCCTCATGTTACCCGGTCTTTGTGAAGGCTTACGGTCAGCTGAACCGTGGGAGGATCATCTTCTCACCGAGGCGGCGTCTCCGTTAA
- the selB gene encoding selenocysteine-specific translation elongation factor, with the protein MHYVILGTAGHIDHGKSSLVKALTGIDPDRLKEEKERGITIDLGFADLSYPEGLTVGIVDVPGHERLVRNMLAGAGGIDLVLLVIAADEGIMPQSREHLAICNLLKIKSGLIAVTKADLVEKEWLELVADEVKTFVKGTFLEDAEIVPVSSKTGFNLDLLKEKIRTAALAAEPKPVREIFRLPIDRVFTMKGFGTVVTGTLFSGTLSVDEPVEILPSGGTGKVRGLHSHGKAMQTVYAGQRVAINLQGIDKDALKRGDVVVPPKSATPTKVIDARIELLKDSLPLKSKSPVHLHLTTSETIARIILYNREELGPGDSCYCQLRMNDPLVAFSGDRFVIRKFSPVITIGGGTVLDPSPARRRRKEGIGDLEVIESGTLAEKIAAKVRKSGIAGSDTSAIIGWIKAEIPAIEDAIRQLKKEGLLIQLDSKLFHRELYEDLSRRIKETLADFHKKNPRSTGMPKEELRAQTRVNAERWNSLLVSLQDVAVDKDIVRLKDFRIASSDADASSQKILDILEKARFQPPTKEELAGILSLPQRTVLEILKLMTSEGKLMRIHDSFYITAAVHAEMISLLRGFFSKQATMTVAEFRDILGTTRKYAVPFVEYLDSHKITLRVGDIRKFLLK; encoded by the coding sequence ATGCATTATGTAATACTCGGCACGGCGGGCCATATCGATCACGGCAAGAGTTCCCTCGTGAAAGCCCTTACCGGCATTGACCCTGACAGACTTAAGGAAGAAAAGGAACGGGGGATCACCATAGACCTCGGATTTGCCGACCTCAGCTATCCTGAAGGGCTTACCGTCGGCATCGTTGATGTCCCGGGGCACGAAAGACTTGTACGGAACATGCTTGCAGGAGCAGGGGGAATAGACCTCGTCCTCCTTGTCATCGCCGCAGACGAAGGCATCATGCCCCAGAGCCGCGAACATCTCGCCATATGCAATCTCCTGAAGATCAAATCGGGACTCATCGCCGTCACAAAGGCGGACCTCGTCGAAAAGGAATGGCTCGAACTCGTTGCGGATGAGGTGAAGACCTTTGTGAAGGGTACCTTTCTCGAGGATGCGGAGATCGTACCGGTATCGTCAAAAACCGGCTTTAACCTCGATCTCCTCAAGGAGAAGATCAGGACCGCGGCCCTCGCTGCCGAACCGAAGCCCGTAAGGGAGATATTTAGGCTTCCCATCGACAGGGTATTCACGATGAAGGGCTTCGGCACTGTCGTGACAGGCACGCTTTTTTCAGGCACCCTCTCTGTCGACGAACCTGTGGAGATACTGCCGTCTGGAGGAACCGGCAAGGTAAGGGGCCTTCACAGCCATGGTAAGGCGATGCAGACGGTCTACGCCGGACAGCGCGTCGCCATAAACCTCCAGGGCATCGACAAGGACGCATTGAAACGGGGAGATGTCGTTGTCCCTCCAAAGAGCGCAACGCCTACAAAGGTCATCGACGCCAGGATAGAGCTGCTCAAAGATTCCCTGCCCCTGAAGAGCAAGAGCCCTGTCCATCTCCATTTGACAACATCAGAAACGATTGCACGGATTATTCTGTACAACCGGGAGGAACTGGGACCGGGCGATTCCTGCTATTGCCAGCTCAGGATGAACGACCCTTTGGTGGCCTTTTCCGGTGACCGCTTTGTCATCAGGAAATTTTCACCGGTCATCACTATCGGCGGAGGGACGGTCCTCGACCCCTCACCTGCAAGAAGAAGACGGAAGGAGGGGATCGGGGACCTCGAGGTGATCGAGTCCGGTACTCTTGCCGAAAAAATTGCAGCAAAGGTCAGGAAATCAGGCATAGCCGGAAGCGATACATCAGCCATCATCGGATGGATCAAGGCAGAGATACCCGCGATAGAGGATGCGATCAGACAACTGAAAAAGGAGGGGCTCCTCATACAACTCGACAGCAAGCTCTTTCATCGTGAACTCTACGAGGACCTCTCCCGCAGGATTAAGGAGACCCTCGCTGACTTCCATAAGAAGAACCCCCGGAGCACGGGCATGCCGAAAGAGGAATTGAGGGCGCAGACAAGGGTCAATGCCGAGAGATGGAACAGCCTCCTCGTTTCACTTCAGGATGTCGCGGTAGACAAGGACATTGTCCGCCTGAAGGATTTCAGGATCGCATCCTCGGATGCCGATGCTTCATCACAGAAGATACTCGATATCCTCGAGAAGGCGAGGTTCCAGCCGCCGACAAAGGAGGAACTGGCAGGGATCCTTTCACTACCGCAGAGGACTGTCCTTGAGATCCTCAAGCTCATGACTTCCGAAGGAAAACTCATGAGGATCCATGACTCTTTCTATATAACCGCAGCCGTCCACGCTGAAATGATCTCTTTACTCAGGGGATTCTTTTCGAAGCAGGCAACCATGACCGTTGCCGAGTTCAGGGACATCCTCGGAACAACACGGAAGTATGCCGTCCCTTTTGTCGAATATCTCGATTCACACAAAATAACCCTGCGAGTCGGGGATATAAGGAAGTTTCTCCTTAAATAG
- a CDS encoding anhydro-N-acetylmuramic acid kinase — translation MRPFPDLCRKSSLVIVGLMSGTSHDGVDSAVVKILESGMDTRVRLLHHEHLDYPATLRARIKASFSGSPADICRLNFELGEFFGKAALACIGTAGLKISQVDAIASHGQTICHIPPDANRRGSTLQIGESAVIAKKTGLPVVSDFRTADMALNGHGAPLVPYADYILFRKKNRVTAAQNVGGIANVTVVTPELDEVTAFDTGPGNCLIDEAMHLLFRKPYDKNGAAAKAGSVDEGVLKDLLSHPYLAKRPPKSTGREVFGPDLIREILSRERMKAEDVIATLTHFTACSIKNAYDRFVLRDYRVSEIIVSGGGARNPFLMGLLTDSFKPIPVKGSEAYGIPSMAKEALSFAILANETLRGKPSNVPRVTGAKGRAVLGKIILP, via the coding sequence ATGAGGCCCTTCCCTGATCTCTGCCGTAAGTCGTCCCTTGTCATCGTCGGCCTGATGTCCGGCACTTCTCATGACGGCGTTGATTCGGCTGTCGTGAAGATTCTTGAGTCCGGGATGGACACAAGGGTTCGCCTTCTCCATCACGAACACCTTGACTATCCGGCAACCTTGAGAGCAAGGATCAAGGCAAGTTTCAGCGGCAGTCCAGCCGATATCTGCCGGTTGAACTTCGAGCTTGGTGAATTCTTTGGAAAGGCAGCCCTCGCTTGCATAGGGACAGCCGGTCTCAAGATATCACAGGTTGACGCAATCGCTTCCCACGGACAAACGATCTGCCACATACCACCGGACGCTAACAGAAGGGGCTCCACATTACAGATCGGCGAGTCCGCAGTCATTGCGAAGAAGACGGGATTGCCCGTTGTCTCGGACTTCAGGACCGCAGATATGGCATTGAACGGTCATGGCGCGCCTCTCGTCCCCTATGCCGATTATATCCTTTTCCGGAAAAAGAATAGGGTCACGGCCGCACAGAATGTTGGAGGCATTGCGAATGTCACGGTGGTGACTCCTGAACTGGATGAAGTCACCGCCTTTGACACAGGGCCCGGCAACTGCCTCATAGACGAGGCCATGCACCTTCTCTTCAGAAAACCCTACGACAAGAACGGCGCGGCGGCAAAGGCGGGAAGCGTAGATGAAGGGGTCCTGAAGGATCTTCTCTCCCATCCCTACCTCGCGAAAAGACCGCCAAAATCAACGGGGAGAGAGGTCTTCGGCCCGGACCTCATCAGGGAGATTCTTTCGAGGGAGAGGATGAAGGCCGAGGATGTGATCGCAACGCTCACGCATTTCACCGCCTGCTCCATCAAGAACGCTTACGACAGGTTTGTTCTCAGGGACTACAGAGTGAGCGAGATTATCGTCTCGGGCGGAGGAGCAAGGAATCCTTTCCTCATGGGTCTTCTGACAGACAGCTTCAAACCTATCCCGGTAAAGGGCTCCGAGGCTTACGGAATCCCATCAATGGCAAAAGAGGCCCTGAGCTTCGCGATCCTCGCAAATGAGACCCTCCGGGGAAAGCCCTCAAACGTGCCGAGGGTCACCGGAGCAAAGGGCAGGGCGGTTCTCGGCAAGATTATCTTACCGTAA